In Candidatus Ozemobacteraceae bacterium, one genomic interval encodes:
- a CDS encoding sigma-54 dependent transcriptional regulator, with translation MNILVVDDNRSLVKGLCTFLGQEGHAAVPVGTIAEARSEIAARPFDLVITDLKLPDGEGLEVIRAAREAEKPAEVILMTAFSTIETAVAAMKLGALDYLTKPVPLEEFAFRIARVAERRRSAEQADTLKRANAAWRAIEGLEDPLATMVGESDGMKTVKGLIRKAAVFPSTVLLCGETGTGKEVAARAIHGLSPWAEGPFVRVNCASIPATLFESELFGHEKGAFTDAREKRIGRFEAARGGTLFLDEVGEVPLELQSKLLRALQEKEIVRVGGSKPIRIEARIVAATNRDLESMAVRGEFREDLLYRLAVVRITMPPLRERPDDITLLLEHLLGQFRREFGRPGLRLDPALLPILRAHRWRGNIRELRNAIERAAVMAESDLMGPRDFGIASIETGAPSAEQSSPAPVSPDSGLTEALEVVERRMILEALERSGGVKSKAAEELKIPRTNLLYRMKRLGIAGSDDNHG, from the coding sequence ATGAACATTCTCGTCGTCGACGATAACCGCTCGCTCGTCAAAGGTCTCTGCACCTTTCTGGGGCAGGAAGGCCATGCCGCCGTTCCCGTCGGAACGATCGCCGAGGCCCGTTCCGAGATCGCCGCGCGGCCGTTCGATCTGGTCATCACCGATCTGAAACTCCCCGACGGCGAAGGGCTCGAGGTGATCCGCGCCGCCCGCGAAGCCGAGAAACCCGCCGAAGTCATCCTCATGACGGCGTTCAGCACCATCGAAACGGCCGTCGCCGCGATGAAACTCGGCGCGCTCGATTACCTCACCAAGCCGGTGCCGCTCGAGGAGTTCGCCTTTCGGATCGCGCGCGTCGCCGAACGCCGACGATCGGCCGAACAGGCCGACACGCTCAAGAGAGCCAACGCCGCGTGGCGGGCTATCGAGGGGCTCGAGGACCCCCTGGCGACGATGGTCGGCGAATCGGACGGCATGAAAACCGTGAAAGGCCTGATACGCAAGGCGGCGGTTTTTCCCTCGACGGTCCTGCTGTGCGGCGAAACCGGCACGGGAAAAGAAGTGGCGGCCCGGGCCATCCACGGCCTTTCGCCGTGGGCTGAGGGGCCGTTCGTGCGCGTCAACTGCGCCTCGATCCCGGCCACGCTGTTCGAGTCCGAACTGTTCGGACACGAGAAGGGGGCCTTCACCGACGCCCGGGAAAAGCGGATAGGGAGATTCGAAGCGGCCCGCGGCGGCACGCTGTTTCTCGACGAAGTCGGCGAAGTTCCGCTCGAGCTCCAGTCGAAGCTTCTGAGGGCTCTCCAGGAAAAGGAAATCGTGCGCGTCGGCGGTTCGAAGCCGATCAGGATCGAGGCCCGCATCGTGGCGGCCACGAACCGGGATCTGGAATCCATGGCCGTCCGGGGAGAATTTCGCGAGGATCTGCTCTACCGGCTTGCCGTCGTCCGGATAACCATGCCGCCGCTCCGGGAGCGCCCCGATGACATAACGCTCCTGCTCGAACACCTCCTGGGCCAATTCAGGCGGGAATTCGGCAGGCCCGGGCTCAGGCTCGATCCTGCCCTGCTGCCCATCCTGCGCGCCCACCGCTGGAGAGGAAACATCCGGGAACTGCGCAACGCCATCGAGCGTGCCGCCGTCATGGCCGAATCGGACCTCATGGGGCCTCGGGACTTCGGGATCGCTTCGATCGAAACCGGCGCGCCGTCGGCGGAACAGTCTTCACCCGCTCCCGTGTCTCCGGACAGCGGTCTGACCGAAGCCCTGGAAGTCGTCGAACGCCGCATGATTCTCGAGGCGCTCGAACGGTCCGGCGGGGTCAAGAGCAAGGCAGCCGAAGAGCTGAAGATTCCGAGGACGAACCTGCTGTATCGCATGAAAAGGCTTGGCATCGCCGGGTCCGACGATAATCACGGCTGA
- a CDS encoding HAMP domain-containing sensor histidine kinase: MPRLRLLPRSLFGRLFATMLGIAFALLLVSAALLYRQSFALLDDEAGRNLEAMARRLMAEWNSRIREQTGGDLSSDLERLLSAGGTAAWINNVYWVEFRDHSPRFVASYSVKMPGETDLLPPSIEDVDDLIEDGMFALEEGRAFFPDPGMLNVARRCKIVLVPRLDRDGILSGVVGVEADLRYMELFGVIGRAAVSALLWAVPLCVVAAMFLAGSVSRRVGMLVTSLERIGRNEPPTSEPLGIFELDRLREGLCRLYERLSERETQLRNIHAERIRELALMGSAIAHEVRNPLSAIGMHLGLLKRKYLPEGADAEPFKEIQGQLEQLKILVDRFLGYSRDVKPVRERFRPADLLRDAISARVPTGGRVDIRCPEVEVEGDIMMWRQIAENLIDNAVSACYPKPVEMNIDIYRKNDMVCFSFADAGPGVPQELVPRLFTPFATGRPGGHGIGLALVRKFVEAHDGSIRYESAPGGGAAFLIEVPVRT; the protein is encoded by the coding sequence ATGCCGCGCCTGAGGCTGCTACCGAGATCGCTGTTCGGACGTCTGTTCGCGACGATGCTCGGAATCGCTTTCGCGCTTCTTCTCGTGTCGGCGGCTCTGCTATACAGGCAGTCGTTTGCTCTCCTGGACGACGAGGCCGGTCGGAACCTGGAAGCGATGGCGCGACGGCTGATGGCGGAATGGAACTCGCGTATTCGCGAGCAAACCGGGGGCGACTTGTCGTCCGATCTCGAACGACTGCTTTCCGCGGGAGGAACTGCGGCCTGGATCAACAACGTATACTGGGTGGAGTTCCGTGATCACAGCCCGCGGTTCGTTGCGTCGTATTCCGTGAAAATGCCCGGGGAGACGGACCTCCTGCCTCCCTCCATCGAGGACGTCGACGACCTGATCGAGGACGGCATGTTTGCGCTCGAGGAGGGACGCGCGTTCTTTCCAGATCCGGGGATGCTGAACGTGGCGCGCAGGTGCAAGATCGTGCTGGTTCCCCGCCTCGATCGCGACGGGATCCTGAGCGGCGTCGTGGGCGTCGAGGCAGACCTCAGGTATATGGAGTTGTTCGGGGTGATCGGGCGTGCGGCCGTTTCCGCGTTGCTGTGGGCCGTTCCCCTGTGTGTCGTTGCCGCCATGTTCCTCGCCGGAAGCGTGTCGCGCAGGGTCGGCATGCTGGTGACGAGCCTCGAGCGCATCGGCAGGAATGAGCCGCCGACTTCCGAACCTCTCGGAATCTTCGAGCTCGACCGGCTTCGCGAAGGGTTGTGCCGATTGTACGAGCGCCTGTCCGAGCGCGAGACGCAATTGCGAAACATCCACGCGGAGAGGATCCGCGAACTCGCGCTCATGGGAAGCGCCATCGCCCACGAGGTGCGGAATCCGCTCTCAGCCATCGGGATGCACCTAGGGTTGTTGAAGCGAAAATACCTGCCAGAGGGCGCCGATGCCGAGCCGTTCAAGGAAATCCAGGGACAACTGGAACAGCTGAAAATCCTCGTGGACAGGTTCCTGGGCTATTCGCGCGACGTGAAGCCCGTGCGTGAGCGGTTCCGGCCTGCGGACCTTCTCCGTGACGCAATTTCCGCGAGAGTGCCCACGGGCGGCCGGGTCGATATCCGGTGTCCTGAGGTCGAGGTCGAGGGTGATATCATGATGTGGCGGCAGATCGCCGAAAATCTGATCGACAATGCCGTTTCCGCATGTTATCCGAAGCCCGTTGAAATGAATATAGACATATATCGTAAAAATGATATGGTATGCTTCTCGTTCGCCGACGCCGGCCCCGGAGTTCCTCAGGAGCTCGTGCCAAGGCTGTTCACGCCGTTCGCGACGGGCAGACCCGGCGGGCACGGGATCGGCCTTGCCCTCGTGCGGAAATTCGTGGAGGCCCATGATGGGTCGATACGGTATGAATCGGCCCCCGGCGGAGGGGCTGCATTCCTCATCGAGGTGCCGGTCAGGACATGA
- a CDS encoding capsular biosynthesis protein, which yields MICRERCIVIDIDGTLCPVKKPDQSYSDLVPYPDVVAKLREYKERGFYIILYSARNMQTYDGNVGLIVANTGKFTMEWLDRHAIPYDEIHLGKPWSGKGGFYVDDQTIRPDEFLRLSYEEIQALLGRTP from the coding sequence GTGATCTGCAGAGAACGCTGCATCGTCATCGACATCGACGGGACGCTTTGCCCTGTCAAAAAACCCGACCAGTCGTATTCCGACCTTGTACCCTATCCGGACGTGGTTGCCAAACTTCGGGAATACAAGGAGCGAGGATTCTATATCATTCTTTATAGCGCCCGGAACATGCAGACCTATGACGGAAACGTGGGTCTGATCGTCGCAAACACCGGGAAATTCACCATGGAATGGCTCGACCGCCATGCCATCCCGTATGACGAAATCCACTTGGGGAAGCCGTGGTCCGGCAAGGGGGGATTTTACGTCGACGATCAGACCATCCGCCCCGACGAATTCCTCCGGTTGAGCTACGAAGAGATTCAGGCGCTGCTGGGAAGAACTCCCTGA
- a CDS encoding SpoIVB peptidase S55 domain-containing protein, translating into MAYSLRHADARSLLSCRLLVLLAVFAVIGSQGIAAEEMLLLRDLKVGMKGIGKTVIHGREIETFNVEVMGILANNKINENVLISGKSILVRVAGKVIDDAGGIAAGMSGSPIYINNKLVGGLSSGWVMTDHTVGLVTPIEEMLEIWDYPLMTSRSADPDAPVRWSCSEPIRLGGREIRSIIECDDPESLGRDVAQDEAVFMRAAAPVVIQGLCEKAVGVLNGRNRKFKMVPVPAGVGPLPSLPAIPSQASGASGISDPLEPGSAIGVQLARGDINLTTLGTLTYRDGKRILGFAHPFMKKGNVSFLMTGAHIYHCFSSVEMPFKIGAPTDVLGIITQDREKGIAGEVGRFPAMIPIQIDVTDKDLKRTRSINFQIVRDPEVLTSVLESTLVQSIEGVIDRGGEGTALMGIALECTGSSGQKYNLRRENLFYSRDDIVGSLIEEVTGLFDTLTGNELEEVWPTRLMLKIEVEKRRRTMTVEKVEVKNTSITPGGMLEVWVSMRPYREKSVVRKVRLPIPLEIGKENLTLTVYGLTMNRTDEGVSSDAPSKDSGKTGREKVRLEEAAHDTFESSIRSWVSAPRNSDLVFQLAVEGDESKKVKIDGRDFLTESTNLVVLGRVDSTITLSED; encoded by the coding sequence ATGGCATACTCGTTACGACACGCTGACGCGCGTTCCCTGCTCTCCTGCCGGCTGCTCGTGCTGCTGGCTGTTTTTGCCGTTATCGGCTCTCAGGGGATCGCGGCAGAGGAGATGTTGCTGCTCAGGGATCTGAAGGTCGGGATGAAAGGAATCGGCAAGACCGTTATCCACGGCCGGGAAATCGAAACCTTCAACGTCGAAGTGATGGGCATTCTCGCGAACAACAAGATCAACGAGAATGTCCTGATCAGCGGAAAGTCGATCCTGGTGCGCGTCGCCGGGAAAGTGATCGACGACGCCGGCGGCATCGCCGCCGGCATGAGCGGCAGCCCGATTTACATCAACAACAAGCTCGTCGGCGGCCTCAGTTCCGGGTGGGTCATGACCGATCACACCGTCGGACTCGTCACGCCGATCGAGGAGATGCTCGAAATCTGGGATTATCCCCTGATGACCAGCCGATCAGCCGATCCGGACGCCCCGGTACGCTGGAGTTGCTCCGAACCGATCCGCTTAGGCGGCAGAGAGATCCGGAGCATCATCGAGTGTGACGATCCCGAATCGCTTGGAAGGGATGTCGCCCAGGACGAAGCCGTGTTCATGCGCGCGGCGGCCCCCGTCGTCATTCAGGGACTGTGTGAGAAAGCCGTCGGCGTTTTGAACGGTCGGAACAGGAAATTCAAGATGGTGCCGGTGCCGGCGGGCGTGGGTCCGTTGCCCTCCCTGCCGGCAATCCCGAGCCAGGCTTCGGGCGCTTCCGGCATCTCCGATCCTCTCGAGCCCGGCTCGGCGATCGGCGTGCAGCTCGCTCGCGGCGACATCAATCTGACGACGCTCGGAACCCTCACATATCGCGATGGGAAGCGGATTCTGGGGTTCGCCCACCCCTTCATGAAGAAGGGGAACGTTTCGTTCCTGATGACGGGAGCGCATATCTATCACTGTTTCTCGAGCGTCGAAATGCCCTTCAAGATCGGCGCGCCGACCGACGTGCTCGGCATCATCACCCAGGATCGGGAAAAGGGCATCGCGGGCGAGGTCGGCCGCTTTCCCGCCATGATCCCGATCCAGATCGATGTGACGGACAAGGATCTCAAGCGAACGAGAAGCATCAATTTCCAGATCGTGCGCGATCCGGAAGTGCTGACCTCCGTTCTGGAATCGACCCTCGTTCAATCTATAGAGGGAGTTATAGATCGCGGCGGCGAAGGCACGGCGCTGATGGGGATCGCCCTCGAATGCACCGGCAGTTCCGGCCAGAAATACAATCTGCGCCGGGAGAACCTTTTTTACTCGCGGGACGACATCGTCGGATCGCTGATCGAAGAGGTGACCGGCTTGTTTGATACCCTGACCGGCAACGAGCTCGAAGAAGTCTGGCCGACCCGCCTGATGCTCAAAATCGAAGTCGAGAAGCGGCGCCGCACGATGACGGTCGAGAAGGTCGAGGTGAAGAACACCTCGATCACACCAGGCGGCATGCTCGAGGTGTGGGTCTCGATGCGGCCATACCGTGAAAAGAGCGTTGTTCGGAAAGTGCGGCTGCCGATTCCCCTCGAAATCGGCAAGGAGAATCTCACGCTGACCGTGTACGGGCTCACGATGAACCGGACGGACGAGGGCGTGTCGTCCGACGCACCGTCGAAAGACAGTGGCAAGACGGGTCGCGAGAAGGTCCGGCTCGAGGAGGCGGCGCATGACACCTTCGAAAGCTCGATTCGCTCCTGGGTGAGCGCACCGCGCAACTCGGATCTGGTGTTTCAGCTCGCCGTGGAGGGCGACGAATCGAAAAAAGTGAAGATCGACGGCAGAGACTTTCTCACCGAATCGACCAATCTGGTCGTGCTGGGACGGGTCGACAGCACGATCACCCTGAGCGAGGACTGA
- a CDS encoding phosphodiester glycosidase family protein, whose translation MKDSLKLFMGLLLLGQLFLVGAASKDQGKSSGPSEKAVVVAMSPIASETAPIEEKKRAPKPPMTAAVPSEEKPLRKPVTLLGVTHRADEPYQALDFDFSGSMSLQVPTRLGKLLRVRISPPLTPIVPETERSISALFESFRYFSAPTYTELVFAGKGGFGDPILATGPVGLPRLTILFRAGEGEFPLAGGEQLAPGVVYYTDRTATKAGPADAHILRVDPLAKNLAVFPVLANEGICQKEILSSMAKRYKAVAGINAAYFTHNGDPIGTLIIDRRLISSPLYARSVFGLARSGQPLFGNPDFSGTLRIGGLAVPIDAVNQPRNGDQLVVYTPEYARSTLTDEAGVELALIKGRVIGIHKADTLIPPDGVVVSAGGEKARLLAGVRLAQMVNLDYQVLPPWSDVQHAVCGGPRLMTDGRIDINGHAEKFDASIRNGRHPRTAVALTATGDLLFIVVDGRSKRSAGMTLAELAAYIKKLGGLRAINLDGGGSSSMFIRDRIVNRPSDGKERPISNGILVTTR comes from the coding sequence GTGAAAGACTCCCTCAAGCTGTTCATGGGACTGTTGCTCCTCGGGCAATTGTTCCTGGTTGGGGCCGCCTCGAAAGACCAGGGAAAGAGCTCGGGGCCGTCGGAGAAGGCCGTCGTCGTCGCCATGTCCCCCATTGCGTCCGAAACGGCTCCCATCGAAGAAAAGAAGAGGGCTCCAAAACCGCCGATGACCGCGGCCGTGCCGTCGGAAGAGAAGCCTCTCAGGAAGCCTGTAACCCTCCTGGGCGTGACGCATCGTGCCGACGAGCCTTATCAGGCTCTGGACTTCGATTTTTCCGGCTCCATGTCTTTACAGGTGCCGACGAGATTAGGAAAACTCCTTCGCGTCCGCATCTCTCCGCCTCTGACGCCGATCGTCCCCGAAACGGAACGCAGCATCTCTGCGTTGTTCGAGTCGTTCCGCTATTTCAGCGCCCCGACCTATACGGAACTCGTTTTTGCAGGGAAGGGCGGATTCGGTGACCCCATCCTTGCCACGGGGCCGGTCGGCCTTCCGCGCCTGACGATTTTGTTCCGCGCCGGCGAAGGCGAGTTCCCCCTCGCGGGCGGTGAACAGCTGGCTCCCGGGGTGGTGTATTACACCGACCGTACGGCCACGAAAGCCGGCCCGGCCGACGCGCATATCCTCAGGGTCGATCCGCTGGCGAAGAATCTCGCCGTCTTCCCCGTCCTTGCGAATGAAGGGATCTGCCAGAAGGAGATTCTCTCCTCCATGGCGAAGCGCTACAAGGCGGTAGCCGGCATCAATGCCGCGTATTTCACCCACAACGGAGACCCGATCGGAACCCTGATCATCGATCGGCGCCTCATCAGTTCGCCGCTCTATGCGCGATCGGTGTTCGGCCTCGCACGCTCCGGCCAGCCTCTGTTCGGCAACCCGGATTTTTCGGGCACTCTCAGGATCGGCGGCCTCGCCGTTCCGATCGATGCCGTCAATCAGCCTCGGAACGGCGATCAGCTTGTGGTGTATACGCCGGAATATGCCCGCAGCACGCTGACGGACGAGGCTGGGGTCGAACTCGCCCTGATCAAGGGGCGGGTGATCGGTATCCATAAGGCCGACACGCTCATCCCGCCCGACGGCGTCGTGGTGTCGGCCGGCGGCGAAAAAGCCCGCTTGCTCGCGGGGGTCAGGCTGGCCCAGATGGTCAACCTCGACTATCAGGTCCTTCCCCCGTGGAGCGACGTTCAACACGCGGTCTGCGGCGGTCCGCGCCTGATGACGGACGGGCGCATCGACATCAACGGCCATGCCGAGAAGTTCGATGCTTCCATCCGGAACGGGCGGCATCCGAGGACGGCCGTCGCGCTCACAGCTACCGGAGATCTGCTGTTCATCGTCGTGGACGGGCGATCGAAACGCAGCGCCGGGATGACCCTGGCCGAACTGGCCGCCTATATCAAAAAACTCGGCGGATTACGCGCCATCAATCTCGATGGCGGCGGCTCCTCGTCAATGTTCATCCGTGACCGGATCGTGAACAGGCCCTCGGATGGAAAGGAACGGCCCATTTCCAATGGCATACTCGTTACGACACGCTGA
- a CDS encoding glycosyltransferase family 2 protein, producing the protein MPAHHMIVTMAGLGMRFRQAGYTVPKYQIVVRERTLFSWAMESLRNWFGGDVRFHFIARAEDRAGRFIEQSCRDLGIADHLLVELDAPTDGQATTAMRAFPGIENPALPISIYNIDTFVEPLFLPRDVPACDGWIPCFPGKGDGWSFVRTNDRGEAVEVREKVRVSPHATIGFYWFSSATLYESIYTEYYSIPEHLERGERYVAPLYNHLISQGRIVRIHEIPFSRVHALGTPEEVDAFRNEPAASQQ; encoded by the coding sequence ATGCCTGCACACCACATGATCGTCACCATGGCCGGCCTGGGCATGAGATTTCGACAGGCAGGCTACACGGTTCCCAAGTATCAGATCGTCGTCAGGGAACGGACGCTCTTTTCATGGGCGATGGAAAGCCTTCGCAACTGGTTCGGCGGGGATGTCCGCTTTCACTTCATCGCACGGGCGGAGGACCGGGCCGGCCGATTCATCGAGCAATCCTGCCGGGATCTCGGGATTGCCGACCATCTTCTGGTCGAACTGGACGCGCCCACGGACGGCCAGGCGACGACCGCCATGCGCGCGTTTCCGGGCATCGAAAATCCGGCTCTTCCGATCTCCATCTACAACATCGACACGTTCGTCGAGCCCCTGTTCCTCCCGCGGGACGTTCCAGCCTGCGACGGATGGATTCCCTGTTTTCCTGGAAAGGGGGACGGCTGGAGTTTCGTCAGGACGAATGACCGCGGCGAAGCGGTGGAAGTCCGCGAAAAAGTGCGCGTGTCGCCGCATGCGACCATCGGATTCTACTGGTTTTCGTCCGCTACCCTCTACGAAAGTATATACACCGAATACTATTCTATCCCCGAACATCTCGAGCGGGGCGAAAGATATGTTGCTCCTCTGTACAATCACCTGATCAGCCAGGGCCGCATCGTCCGCATCCACGAGATTCCTTTTTCAAGAGTCCACGCATTGGGAACACCGGAAGAAGTAGACGCCTTCAGGAATGAGCCGGCCGCCTCTCAGCAGTGA